One stretch of Chaetodon auriga isolate fChaAug3 chromosome 18, fChaAug3.hap1, whole genome shotgun sequence DNA includes these proteins:
- the LOC143336367 gene encoding uncharacterized protein LOC143336367 produces the protein MPQLTATAALQLVLLLSAVPAQYFICRWSGSTAAQRYHASTRLLRIWKEWRTFYLNGTAWMDWASQQMSKIQSLVGLKQEEQMLQESLALEIMMFDNDQGFFGASKIVRSPRPPYVFLRVGEVVMERKGHMVGVVVSWDTELRAPPEWVDRMYSDSEDTKAENTPHYKVLFSGPGPSSVIVGYLPQTQLERITGMRPDIPTLENYFTHFDGERFVMQPWLRELFPEDAREDD, from the exons ATGCCTCAGCTGACGGCCACCGCCGCGCTGCAGctcgtgctgctgctgtccgcGGTGCCCGCGCAGTACTTCATCTGCAGGTGGAGCGGCTCCACGGCGGCGCAGCGCTATCACGCGAGCACACG GTTGCTTCGAATTTGGAAAGAGTGGAGAACATTTTACCTTAATGGCACTGCTTGGATGGACTGGGCAAGCCAGCAGATGTCCAAAATCCA GTCTTTGGTTGGCTTGAAGCAGGAAGAGCAAATGCTGCAGGAGTCACTTGCCCTAGAGATCATGATGTTTGACAACGACCAGGGATTCTTTGGAG CCTCCAAGATTGTGCGCAGCCCTCGTCCTCCATATGTGTTTCTGCGGGTTGGAGAGGtggtgatggagaggaaagGCCATATGGTTGGAGTGGTGGTGAGCTGGGACACTGAGCTGCGTGCCCCTCCAGAGTGGGTTGACAGAATGTATTCCGACTCTGAG gacACCAAAGCAGAGAATACTCCTCATTATAAAGTGCTGTTCAGCGGGCCTGGACCCTCCTCTGTGATAGTTGGATACTTGCCTCAGACACAACTGGAGCGCATCACCGGGATGAGG CCGGACATTCCCACCTTGGAGAATTACTTCACACATTTTGATGGGGAGCGGTTCGTCATGCAGCCCTGGCTCAGAGAGCTCTTCCCTGAGGATGCGCGTGAAGATGACTGA
- the irak1bp1 gene encoding interleukin-1 receptor-associated kinase 1-binding protein 1 homolog — translation MDNQSRVFAAILPAAARELDGNENQQGVEVRAVSRQSPSSRVREVQVTGTAEVCCPADRVSVRVSVGSRKESVNEVTSSVSRRLEYILQAVRQHGVGDKDTSVRRFLHREADQYHMDAEVTVTFSDFEKMERVCSVLLEKLDKSVCVGAPQFYHSAECLSQMRRRACVSAVENAQQKACEVSQLLGQTLGAPLLVREEETREWRNEDEDDGGRRQGATLLPHLPSTPTITASSRVSVSFSLRDRSRKKV, via the exons ATGGACAACCAGAGCAGAGTCTTCGCTGCCATACTACCGGCAGCTGCTCGGGAATTAGACGGTAATGAGAACCAGCAGGGAGTCGAAGTACGAGCAGTCAGTCGTCAAAGCCCCAGCAGCCGGGTGAGGGAGGTTCAGGTCACCGGAACAGCGGAGGTTTGCTGCCCGGCGGACCGAGTGTCGGTCCGGGTCAGTGTGGGCAGCAGAAAAGAGTCAGTCAACGAGGTGACCAGCAGCGTTTCACGGCGACTGGAATACATTTTACAAGCTGTCAG ACAACATGGCGTCGGTGACAAAGACACCTCAGTGAGGAGGTTTCTCCACCGCGAGGCAGACCAGTATCACATGGATGCAGAG GTCACGGTCACTTTCTCAGATTttgagaagatggagagagtaTGTAGTGTCCTCCTGGAGAAGCTGGACaagagtgtttgtgttgggGCACCGCAGTTCTACCACAGTGCTGAATGCCTGAGTCAAATGAG GCGGCGTGCGTGTGTCTCAGCAGTTGAAAACGCTCAGCAGAAGGCATGTGAAGTCAGTCAGCTCCTGGGGCAAACTCTGGGAGCTCCCCTACtggtcagagaggaggagacaagggAGTGGAGGAATGAGGACGAAGACGATGGAGGCAGACGCCAAGGTGCCACGCTGCTTCCCCACCTCCCCAGTACACCCACAATCACCGCCTCCTCACGGGTGTCCGTGTCTTTCAGcctcagagacagaagcaggaaaaaagTCTGA